The window CAAGTCTCTTCATAAGTCGGGTTGGGCGTGATGCCGCCGGCATAACCGACCGCCGTCACATAGACCCCGTCGCCCAGCTCCCAGAACTTGCGCTCCGCGCCCCAGAAACAGCCCAAGGCGAACACCGCCTGCTCCAGGCCTTCGGGATACGGCGCCTGCAGCTTGTGGCCGTTGATGAAATGAGTGGTGGCCGTCGGGATCGGCGTCGCGCGGCCCGGCAGAGCGGTCGCGGCAGTCGGCAGTTCCGGGGATTTGCGCATGAACAGCATGGATCACCTCCTGAATGGGATGGATGACATATAAGTATGTGTCTACGCAGAAAACAGCGGCGCGTTACGAAAGCGGGCCTGACGCAGCCACCTTGAAGGTCGTCCGATCAATCGCGGCCGTAACCGATCAGCCGCCGCTTGGGACGGAACACCAGCATCAGCAAAATGCCGACGACGCCAAGCACCGCCCAGGTCGGCTGATCGAGCACGAACTTGCCGGCGCCATTCCAGAGCCAGGGCGACACGCCTTCGATCATGACACGGACCGCCTGCTGGCTACCCTGATTGACGTCGTTCCAGAATTCGCCGAGCCGGGTCAGCCGCACGGTCTGGTCGGCGATCGAACGCGCGCCGTCATAAACCAGGAAAATGAAGCCGCCGGCCAAGAGCAAAAGCCCGACCAGACGGAAAAAACCGCGGATCATTCGTCACCCTGTCCCGTATCGCCCGAAAGCCTTTTGACCCAAGCATGATCTCCGCGCAAACGCTTCACGTCTGTCGCGAGGGGAAACCGATACCCTCTATTCCGGATCATGTTTGATGTCCCCGCCCGGCAATACCGGGAGCATGGTGCGAATTCAACCTCGGCCGCCGCCGGTTCCGGCGGCACGCTGCGGGGCCGGAGCCGGGAAAATCCCTGGTTTTGACTGGATTTAGGGGCCGTAAGGTGGCGATTTCGGCCGAAAATGACCCCACCAGCCCCCTCGCCAGCGTTGACGGTGGGACCCCACGCCATTATAAGACGGCCAACTGGCGGCGGGTCCATCCTGCCGCCGCTGTTCTTTGAGCGGCTCCGCAAATCCGATATCGACCGGATCCGGGTATTTCAGGAACACACGAAATTCATTCAGGCGTCGGACGCAAGACCGCGGACGACATTAACCAGCCCGGCTCGGGATCGAGTCGTCGCTGCAGGATCTTGAGACCATGGCCAATACGACTTCCGCCAAGAAGGCGGCCCGCAAGATTGCCCGCCGCACCATCGTCAACAAGTCGCGCCGGACCCAGATGCGCAACTCGGTTCGTCTCGTCGAAGCGGCGATCGAAAAGGGTGACCGCGATGCAGCACTCGTCGCGCTCAAGAGCGCCGAACCGGAACTGATGAAGGCAGCGCAGCGCAACATCGTTCACAAGAACAACGCGAGCCGCAAGGTGTCGCGCCTCGCACACCAGATCGCGAAGCTCGCCAAGTAAGTTTGCGAGCAAGCTTCGAGGCAGATCTTCGAAGCGTCTCTTCGAGATAAATTTTCGAGAGACCGTCGCCTCAAAACGAAGTTGTCACGAAGCCCGGCATTGCCGGGCTTTTTCTTTTGCCCGCGTCGATAGCAAAAGAAAAAATCATCGCGCGCAAGTGTAACCCCGCAAGCGCAGCATCAACCGGGTGCAGCACCAATCAAGTCATTGTCGCTGACGCGATCGAGAATCGGCTAGCACTGTTTTTCAGATTTGCAAGTGACACACCGTTTTCATGATGCCTTGCGCGACGAGGGCTACCCTCATGAAATGCTCAAAAATATACGCGTTTCAATAATCACTTATCGGCAATGGCGCGCAGGTACTTTCAAAACCAAGATGCGCCGAGATGGTTGGTGAATTATTTATGAACTTTTTTTTTGCTCACCTGCCGAATGTGACAGCACACGCTCTCATCGATTCCCCGCGCTGAATCAAAACGTTGTGCACAGGGTTGAAACACATCCCGTCGCGTTCGAGGTCCGCGAGCCGTTCGTCGTCACTCAAGCGGAGAATCATTTGATTGCAGCAATTGTGGCGTCGTGTATTTCTTAGATCGTTCGCGGCACCCGCGGCTCTGCAGATCAGAGCGATCTGAGACCCACGGGAGACGCGCAAATCAGTGATGGTGCGCGCGTTAGCGAAGTTTCCCAAGCAATGGCCGGCTCGCTCATAGCAATATGAGAACGGTATTGTGCGCTCAAATTTCTCGAATGTCCTGGACCTTCGTCCGGCATTCACAAGAAGGAATGGGGCGCAGCAATCCGAGAGCCGTCAGCGGACGGAGATGGGACTGAATGTATGAGGGCTTTCAGTACGCGGCGTAAATCCGGGTTGGCGAGCAGTTCCAAGCTGCTCACACGACTGGGTTTTTAAAAGACTTGAACTTAACCATCGACGTACAACTTGCCGCGACATGCGCGCGGCGAGCGGGGGGTTATTGACGATGACACAGCGAACAACCATGGCCATCCAACGCGCATCGCGCTCGATCGACAGCTCCTGCAACCTCTCCTCTTGCACCTGCTCTTCTGACGCTGTCCGGATCCGCCTGGTTGTGAACACGCTCACCCCCGCCTTCGGCCCTATTTCCAGTACCAGCTGATCCTGCAGGACAGCCTTCTTCCGTTTCCTAGCAACGCCTGCCGGCGGCATCCTGGATGCCGAACGAAGAGGTGTGACTGAACGGATCGCAAGGCTTGGCCCCGGGGTCGACTTGCCGCGGCAACGCGGCGTGCCTTTCCGTCGGCGAAAGCCGCCACGCAACTCAATCAGAAAAGTCTCGAGTCAATGACAAGCATGGAACACGATCGTTGGGCAAAGGTGCAGGGCCGGCTGCGTTCGAGCGTCGGAGAAGACGTCTACAGCAGCTGGTTCGCCCGCATGGACCTGGAAAGCGTCCAGGGAGAGAGCGTTCACATGTCGGTGCCGACCCGCTTTCTCAAGAGCTGGATCCAGGCCCACTATGCGGATCGCGTGCTGTCATGCTGGCAGGCAGAAGTGCCGGAGGTGCATCGGATCGATCTGACGGTGCGCTCGGCGATGCGCTGCGCCGCGCCGGTCAAGGAAGTCAAACCGCCGGTCGACCAGCGCCGCCCCGAGCGCAGCAACACTCACGCCACGCCCGAACTGCGCACCACGGCGCTGGCACCGGTGTCCGCGGGCCATGACGCGCTCGGCGGCTCACCGCTCGATCCGCGCCTCACGTTTGAGAGTTTCGTGATGGGCCGCTCCAACACGTTGGCGCATGCCGCCGCGCGCCAGGTCGCGGAAGGACGCCGCGGCGATCCCGTGATGTTCAACCCGCTCTACATTCATGCCGGCGTCGGCCTGGGCAAAACCCATCTGCTGCAGGCGGTAACCTGGGCCGGCAATGCCGGCGGCGAACGCAAGGTGCTTTATCTCACCGCCGAGAAATTCATGTACGGCTTCGTCGCCGCGTTGAAGACCCAGACCGCGCTCGCTTTCAAGGAAGCGCTGCGCGGCATCGACGTGCTGGTGATCGACGACATGCAGTTCCTGCAGGGCAAGTCGACCCAGGCGGAGTTCTGCCACACCCTCAATGCGCTGATCGACGCCGGCCGCCAGGTGGTGATCGCAGCGGACCGCCCGCCGTCCGATCTCGAGACGCTCGATGATCGCGTGCGTTCCCGCCTTGCCGGTGGTCTTGTGGTGGAGATGGGATCGCTCGGCGAAGAGCTGCGGCTGGAGATTCTCAAAACCCGCGTCGCCGCCGCCCGGACCCATCACGCTGGCTTCGACGTGCCGCTACCGGTGCTGGAGTATCTGGCCAAGACCATCACCCACAACGGCCGCGACCTCGAAGGCGCGGTGAACCGGTTGCTCGCCCACAGCAAGCTCAACGCCCAGCCGGTGACCCTGGAGATGGCCGAACGCGAAGTTCGCGATCTGGTGCGTCCGCAGGAACCGAAGCGGGTCAAGATCGAGGACATCCAGCGCGTGGTGGCGAGGCAGTATAATGTCAGCCGCTCGGACCTTCTGTCCTCGCGCCGGACGGCCAATGTGGTGCGGCCGCGCCAGGTGGCGATGTATCTGGCCAAGACGCTGACACTGCGCTCGCTGCCGGAAATCGGCCGCCGCTTCGGAGGCCGCGACCACACCACGGTGCTGCATGCCGTGCGCAAGATCGAGGCACTGGTGTCGAAGGACACCTCGCTGGCCGACGAGGTCGAGCTGCTGAAGCGCCAGCTGCAGGACTGACGCAGAGGACAGACTTGGCGACTGACGCAGCGGACTAACCGTTCCGGATTCGGCCGGCCCCAGGGCCCGGCCGGACGAACGGGCCGGATGTGACGGAAAACACCGGGGAAACCCCGGCGGACGACGGTCGCCCACTTGCGTTGAAGCGCCGTCCACGGCACCTTGCGGTCCCCCGCAAGCCCTTAAGCCGCCTGCGGGTATCCACTCGCCGGACCGGCTCCACCGAGCCGCTCGGCACTTCCAATGCCTGAATGGGCAAAGCCCGAATGGAATCGGACGGATATTGCGATGAAGGTCACCGTCGAGCGTGCGCAACTCCTGAAATCACTTGGCCACGTCCACCGCGTGGTCGAACGCCGCAACACCATTCCGATATTGGGCAACGTGCTGGTCCGGGCGGAAAACGCCAAACTCAGCCTGAAGGCCACCGACCTCGATCTCGAGGTCACCGAAACTCTGCCGGCGGAAGTGTCGGGCGCGGGCTCCACCACGGTTCCCGCCCACATGTTCTATGACATCGTGCGCAAGCTGCCGGATGGTTCGCAGATCGTGCTGGAAGCCGATGGCGACCGCTCCGTGCTGGCGATCCGCGCCGGGCGTTCGCGCTTCACGCTGCAGACCCTGCCGGAAAGCGATTTCCCGGATCTCGCCGCCGGCGAGATGTCCCACGCGTTCAAGCTGACCGCCAGCGACGTCAAACGGCTGATCGACCGCACTCAATTCGCGATCTCGACGGAAGAGACCCGCTACTATCTGAACGGCATCTACCTGCACAGCGCCGGCACCGCCAAGGCCGCGACGCTCCGCGGCGTCGCCACCGACGGCCACCGCCTGGCCCAGGTCGATCTGGTGCTGCCGAACGGCGCCGACGGCATGCCCGGCGTGATCGTGCCCCGCAAGACGGTCGGCGAAGTACAGCGGCTGATCGAAGACAATGACGCCGAAATCCTGATCGAGCTGTCGACCGGCAAGATCCGCCTGACGCTGGGCAATGTGGTGCTGACCTCGAAACTGATCGACGGCACCTTCCCCGACTACGGCCGGGTGATCCCGCAGAACAACGACAAGGAACTGGTGGTCGACAAGAAGGACTTCGAAGCCGCGGTCGACCGCGTCTCGACCATCTCCAGCGAACGCGGCCGCGCGGTGAAGCTCGCGCTCTCCGCTGGCAAGCTGGTGCTGAGCGTGACCAATCCGGATTCCGGTAGCGCCACCGAGGAACTCGAAGTCGAGTACGCCTCCGACCCGCTCGATATCGGCTTCAACTCGCGTTACCTGCTCGACATCGCCGCCCAGATCGAGGGCGAGGTCGCGGTGCTCAAGCTCGCCGACCCGGGATCGCCGACCCTGATGCAGGACAAGGATTCCAAGGGCGCGCTCTACGTTCTGATGCCGATGCGGGTGTGAGGTTTTTTTAGCCAAGCGCGCGACATGCAGCTATAGCGTCACATCGTTCGGTCTGAACAGAATCTAACCGTCATCCTGAGGTGGCCGTGCGCAGCGCGGCCCTCGAAGGACG is drawn from Bradyrhizobium prioriisuperbiae and contains these coding sequences:
- the rpsT gene encoding 30S ribosomal protein S20, yielding MANTTSAKKAARKIARRTIVNKSRRTQMRNSVRLVEAAIEKGDRDAALVALKSAEPELMKAAQRNIVHKNNASRKVSRLAHQIAKLAK
- the dnaA gene encoding chromosomal replication initiator protein DnaA, which translates into the protein MTSMEHDRWAKVQGRLRSSVGEDVYSSWFARMDLESVQGESVHMSVPTRFLKSWIQAHYADRVLSCWQAEVPEVHRIDLTVRSAMRCAAPVKEVKPPVDQRRPERSNTHATPELRTTALAPVSAGHDALGGSPLDPRLTFESFVMGRSNTLAHAAARQVAEGRRGDPVMFNPLYIHAGVGLGKTHLLQAVTWAGNAGGERKVLYLTAEKFMYGFVAALKTQTALAFKEALRGIDVLVIDDMQFLQGKSTQAEFCHTLNALIDAGRQVVIAADRPPSDLETLDDRVRSRLAGGLVVEMGSLGEELRLEILKTRVAAARTHHAGFDVPLPVLEYLAKTITHNGRDLEGAVNRLLAHSKLNAQPVTLEMAEREVRDLVRPQEPKRVKIEDIQRVVARQYNVSRSDLLSSRRTANVVRPRQVAMYLAKTLTLRSLPEIGRRFGGRDHTTVLHAVRKIEALVSKDTSLADEVELLKRQLQD
- the dnaN gene encoding DNA polymerase III subunit beta; its protein translation is MKVTVERAQLLKSLGHVHRVVERRNTIPILGNVLVRAENAKLSLKATDLDLEVTETLPAEVSGAGSTTVPAHMFYDIVRKLPDGSQIVLEADGDRSVLAIRAGRSRFTLQTLPESDFPDLAAGEMSHAFKLTASDVKRLIDRTQFAISTEETRYYLNGIYLHSAGTAKAATLRGVATDGHRLAQVDLVLPNGADGMPGVIVPRKTVGEVQRLIEDNDAEILIELSTGKIRLTLGNVVLTSKLIDGTFPDYGRVIPQNNDKELVVDKKDFEAAVDRVSTISSERGRAVKLALSAGKLVLSVTNPDSGSATEELEVEYASDPLDIGFNSRYLLDIAAQIEGEVAVLKLADPGSPTLMQDKDSKGALYVLMPMRV